Proteins encoded by one window of Maniola hyperantus chromosome 10, iAphHyp1.2, whole genome shotgun sequence:
- the LOC117985781 gene encoding pyrroline-5-carboxylate reductase 3-like, with translation MAFNLGFIGGGNMSTAIAKGILKNENHPPSKLWVAGPRLNNLQHWKDWGANVTTNSGELIIQCDVVFIGVKPGVLNEVITDCLQTVKPTSKKVLFISMLAGITIEQLHKALNQLSIESSVIRILPNTPMAVGAGSCLYSVDNQITQDQCTLLENLLQGCGVVEKIPENLMNHLGALTGCGPAFMYMVIDALADGAVKLGVPRAMAIRHAAQMVAGSGQMVLQSGKHPGVLKDEVCSPGGCTICGVAALENGKLRATLINALDAASDKAKEMGNK, from the exons ATGGCATTCAATTTAGGATTTATTGGTGGCGGGAATATGTCTACAGCAATCGCCaaaggaatattaaaaaatg AAAACCACCCACCATCAAAACTTTGGGTAGCAGGACCTCGGTTAAATAACCTACAACACTGGAAAGACTGGGGTGCCAACGTGACAACTAACAGTGGTGAACTAATTATACAATGTGATGTTGTATTTATTGGTGTAAAACCTGGTGTTTTAAATGAAGTCATAACTGACTGTTTGCAGACAGTCAAGCCAACTtcaaaaaaagtattatttatttcaatgttaGCAGGAATTACTATAGAACAATTGCACAAG GCTCTAAATCAATTGTCCATAGAATCAAGTGTGATTCGTATACTGCCCAATACACCAATGGCAGTAGGAGCTGGATCGTGCTTATATTCAGTAGACAATCAGATAACTCAGGATCAGTGCACGTTACTAGAAAACTTATTGCAAGGGTGTGGAGTTGTtgaaaaaattcctgaaaatctCATGAACCATCTTGGCGCCCTCACAGGGTGTGGCCCTGCCTTT atgTACATGGTAATAGACGCTCTAGCCGATGGGGCAGTCAAGCTTGGAGTACCTCGCGCGATGGCTATAAGGCACGCTGCTCAGATGGTGGCCGGCAGCGGGCAGATGGTGCTGCAGAGTGGCAAGCATCCAGGTGTATTGAAGGATGAGGTGTGCTCGCCTGGGGGATGCACTATTTGTGGTGTTGCTGCTCTGGAGAATGGGAAGTTGAG AGCCACATTGATCAACGCTCTCGATGCTGCTTCAGATAAAGCTAAAGAAATGGGAAACAAGTAA
- the LOC117985786 gene encoding uncharacterized protein, giving the protein MGLCLSFDDCGDCDLCCNPCCLALSACCLVPCLCPNACGQQQQPPPTVIVQQPPVVEQHPPGYPYPPQGGYPGYPPPGGYPPQGYPPQGGYPPQGGYPPQGGYPYFRMGCNISCRPCCCCCIPCLCCDCCGDPPRNNVVHHHVNVINVPPAPARNGRFEPPPAYR; this is encoded by the exons ATGGGGCTGTGCTTATCATTTGATGACTGCGGGGATTGTGACTTGTGCTGCAACCCTTGTTGCCTCGCCCTGAGCGCCTGCTGTCTGGTGCCCTGTCTGTGTCCAAACGCTTGTGGTCAGCAGCAACAACCGCCTCCCACTGTGATAGTTCAGCAGCCGCCCGTGGTAGAGCAGCACCCTCCGGGATACCCGTACCCTCCACAAGGCGGTTATCCCGGCTATCCCCCACCGGGTGGATACCCCCCGCAAGGCTATCCGCCACAAGGCGGATATCCTCCACAAGGCGGATATCCTCCACAGGGTGGATACCCAT ATTTCAGAATGGGTTGTAACATATCCTGTCGTccgtgctgctgctgctgcatACCGTGTCTGTGCTGCGACTGCTGCGGCGATCCTCCTCGCAACAACGTGGTGCACCACCACGTCAACGTGATCAATGTACCGCCCGCGCCGGCCCGGAACGGCCGATTCGAACCACCGCCCGCGTATAGATAA